One Pomacea canaliculata isolate SZHN2017 linkage group LG9, ASM307304v1, whole genome shotgun sequence DNA segment encodes these proteins:
- the LOC112572053 gene encoding superoxide dismutase [Cu-Zn]-like: MAERSRLLVLVFCLYFLHVTMVDASRKDTKLKPKDRAVNPAMESVFKNISALWHEVEFLHQPIHIHIHGDGEVMKDPSMAAGARSPFPSLPTHGGIGKRVGISSKACRNENSDHVHLHGIHIHEFADMTQGCTSMGGHFNPEGVSHGAPDASKRHVGDWGNLVVNEEGVAFSRFNDTVATLLGFETILGRGLVIHGAEDDLGLGGTDASLKTGNAGGRLACCVIIAVGPAPEVWG; this comes from the exons ATGGCGGAGAGGTCAAGATTGcttgtgttggttttttgtctttatttccttcATGTGACAATGGTGGATGCAAGCAGGAAAGACACTAAGTTAAAACCTAAGGACAGAGCCGTAAACCCCGCAA TGGAAAGTGTATTTAAGAACATCAGCGCCTTGTGGCATGAAGTTGAGTTTCTCCACCAACCCATTCACATCCACATCCACGGAGACGGTGAGGTCATGAAGGACCCTTCCATGGCGGCCGGAGCACGATCACCGTTCCCAT CCCTTCCAACACATGGAGGTATTGGTAAACGTGTCGGGATTTCCAGTAAAGCATGCCGGAATGAAAATTCTGATCATGTGCATCTTCACGGAATTCATATTCACGAGTTCGCGGACATGACTCAAGGCTGCACGTCCATGGGAGGTCACTTTAACCCAGAAGGTGTTAGTCATGGTGCGCCAGATGCATCAAAGAG GCACGTTGGCGACTGGGGAAATCTTGTGGTCAACGAGGAGGGAGTCGCATTTTCACGGTTCAACGATACAGTAGCCACACTGCTTGGCTTTGAAACCATCCTGGGGCGAGGACTAGTC ATTCACGGGGCGGAGGACGACCTGGGGCTGGGTGGCACGGATGCAAGTCTCAAGACCGGCAACGCCGGAGGCCGCCTCGCCTGCTGCGTCATCATAGCCGTTGGTCCCGCACCGGAAGTGTGGGGCTAG
- the LOC112572480 gene encoding uncharacterized protein LOC112572480 yields the protein MAPSVSSSTQNTCGQVCRNLCNNVDKVEAGSECMNNEMNRGSECKRRAYNMIKPGAHQTMANSTSTFITQCRFFRALVECQRVAVSTSCSTDLGDLHADFLLSFVPDTCLDSATLDAIGLQESKGQLSDLLLGKVQGQGPEDENKLRQLVHGKVKGGRKSPEVKKPKATEDAPVEGKDTTSRQR from the exons ATGGCGCCCTCCGTAAGCTCATCAACCCAGAACACGTGCGGACAAGTGTGCCGAAATCTTTGTAACAATGTGGACA AGGTGGAAGCAGGGTCAGAGTGCATGAACAACGAGATGAACCGTGGGAGTGAGTGCAAGCGACGGGCGTACAACATGATAAAGCCAGGTGCACACCAGACCATGGCCAACTCCACGTCAACATTTATCACGCAATGCAG GTTCTTCCGCGCGCTCGTTGAGTGCCAGCGTGTGGCTGTCTCCACCAGCTGCAGCACTGACCTCGGTGACCTCCACGCGGACTTCCTGCTGTCCTTCGTTCCGGACACATGCCTGGACAGTGCCACCCTCGACGCCATCGGCCTCCAGGAGAGCAAAGGTCAGCTGTCAGACCTTCTGCTGGGGAAGGTGCAGGGCCAGGGACCCGAGGACGAGAACAAGCTGCGCCAACTGGTACATGGGAAAGTAAAGGGAGGGAGGAAATCGCCTGAAGTCAAAAAGCCGAAGGCGACTGAAGACGCGCCAGTAGAGGGAAAAGATACAACAAGTAGACAAAGAT GA
- the LOC112572479 gene encoding carnitine O-palmitoyltransferase 2, mitochondrial-like, translated as MYKTPNRYLAVKQLNIPVTKVDKIKYFHKTAACVSSSKAAPERNYLQQSQVPTYHFQKSLPRLPIPKLEKTCERFLKSLTPLVSTEQHAKTSQIVTEFQQKEGKELNEELVAQNKKNKHTSYVSGPWFDMYLKDRRPVVLTHNPFMAFQDDPRPEYNTQLLRAANFVITSARFKKSLQAELLEPEVYHLNPAASDTQSFRKFVRWLPQSLSWYGAYWYKAFPLDMSQYRRLFNSTRIPRPERDELYTDENAKHLLVMRHGNFYIFDIFDRDGNIIDETELLAHLQYILADRTPSPEFPISVLATSDRDTWTRARIQLQNASERNKLHLQLIDSAAFCLVLEDAEYADSLELSRSFLMSDGVNRWFDKSFQLIVTKQGTAAVNFEHSWGDGVAVLRYFRELYKETTTSPFLHPNSVPAKVDSSRIVQCLDFVVDPFLKEAIHAARRSFAERTDSLDMHYFESSQLNKNLAKQHKLSPDSLMQLVIQLAHYRLFGKCVGTYESCSTAAFKHGRTETVRPCTTATQKVCQQLFEAKQSNSVQDIQAAIRECTNIHNTLTREAAMGQGFDRHLFALRKLAEAKGQNPALFNDPGYRTMIYDILSTSTLPDPSVLIGGFGPVVPDGFGIGYAIQDKGVGFNVTAYKPHRSASDFTQSLEASLKDIHNILEGKMPSSI; from the exons ATGTATAAAACTCCTAATCGCTACCTGGCTGTAAAACAGTTAAATATTCCTGTAACT AAAGTTGACAAAATAAAGTACTTTCACAAAACTGCAGCATG TGTCTCTTCATCTAAAGCAGCACCGGAAAGGAACTACCTCCAGCAAAGCCAAGTTCCAACttatcattttcagaaaagctTGCCCCGTCTTCCTATTCCAAAACTAGAGAAAACATGTGAACGatttttgaaatctttgacCCCTCTTGTCAGTACCGAACAGCATGCAAAGACTAGTCAGATTGTGACTGAGTTTCAACAGAAAGAAGGGAAAG aacTAAATGAAGAGCTAGTTgcacagaacaagaaaaataagcacACCAGCTATGTCTCAG GACCATGGTTTGACATGTATTTGAAGGATCGAAGACCAGTTGTACTGACACACAATCCATTTATGGCATTCCAAGATGATCCTAGACCAGAATATAACACACAG TTGCTGAGAGCAGCCAATTTTGTCATTACTTCTGCGAGATTTAAGAAAAGTCTGCAAGCTGAGCTACTGGAGCCAGAAGTTTATCATCTAAATCCAGCTGCTAGTGACACCCAGTCTTTCCGCAAATTTGTCAG GTGGCTGCCGCAGTCTCTTTCTTGGTATGGTGCTTACTGGTATAAAGCATTTCCCCTTGATATGAGTCAGTATCGGCGTCTTTTTAATTCCACTCGAATACCAAG GCCAGAAAGGGATGAACTGTACACAGATGAAAATGCTAAACATTTACTGGTGATGAGGCATGGCAACTTCTACATTTTTGATATCTTTGATAGAGATG GCAACATCATTGATGAGACAGAATTGCTTGCTCATCTGCAATATATCTTAGCTGACCGCACCCCTTCTCCAGAATTCCCTATTAGTGTTCTCGCTACCTCTGATCGTGATACATGGACTAGGGCTCGCATACAGCTTCAAAATGCTT CAGAGCGCAACAAGCTACATCTGCAGCTGATAGACAGCGCAGCCTTCTGTTTAGTGCTTGAGGATGCAGAGTATGCGGATTCCTTGGAGCTTTCACGCTCGTTCCTAATGAGTGATGGAGTAAACAG GTGGTTTGACAAGAGCTTCCAGTTAATTGTCACCAAACAAGGGACTGCAGCCGTCAACTTTGAGCATTCATGGGGAGATGGTGTGGCTGTACTGAGGTACTTCAGAGAGCTATACAAAGAAACCACCACCAGTCCATTTCTGCATCCAAATTCAGTGCCAGCTAAAGTGGATTCCTCCAGAATTGTGCAGTGCTTAG atTTTGTTGTGGACCCGTTCCTGAAGGAAGCTATCCATGCAGCTAGGAGATCATTTGCAGAGCGCACAGACTCTTTGGACATGCATTATTTTGAGAGCTCACAGCTGAACAAGAATCTTGCCAAACAGCACAAACTGAGCCCCGACTCTCTCATGCAGCTTGTAATTCAG cttgCTCACTATCGCCTCTTTGGAAAGTGTGTTGGGACCTATGAATCTTGCAGTACTGCTGCTTTCAAACATGGCCGCACAGAGACCGTCCGACCTTGTACAACCGCAACACAGAAGGTGTGTCAGCAGTTGTTTGAAGCAAAACAGTCAAATAGTGTTCAGGACATCCAAGCAGCAATCAGAGAGTGCACCAATATTCACAACACTCTCACACGAGAAGCAGCAATGG GCCAGGGATTTGACAGACACTTATTTGCCTTGCGAAAATTAGCTGAAGCAAAAGGCCAGAACCCAGCCCTCTTTAATGACCCTGGATATCGCACCATGATTTATGATATACTGTCGACATCCACACTTCCAGATCCTTCTGTTCTTATTGGTGGATTTGGACCTGTAGTACCTGATGGATTCGGTATTG GATATGCCATTCAGGACAAGGGTGTGGGCTTTAATGTGACAGCTTACAAGCCTCACAGAAGTGCTTCTGATTTTACTCAGAGCCTGGAAGCTAGTCTGAAGGACATTCACAACATACTGGAGGGAAAGATGCCCAGTAGTATATAA